A part of Streptomyces sp. DSM 40750 genomic DNA contains:
- a CDS encoding M50 family metallopeptidase translates to MTTLMFILGIVVFVIGLGFSIAWHELGHLSTAKLFGIRVPQYMVGFGPTLWSRKKGETEYGIKAIPLGGYIRMIGMIPPGEDGRLEARSTSPWRVMIEDARAASFEELQPGDEKRLFYTRKPWKRVIVMFAGPFMNLVLAVVIFLGVMMTFGERTQTTTVSKISDCVISATENRSKCKDSDKEAPAKAAGLEPGDKIVAFDGTPVEDWSSLQADIRDNPGKQVTLTVERKGQQVDLTPTLIKNQVSQTDGQGGYVEGKYVYAGWLGFTPASDVLPLSFGESVNRMGDMMENGVESLLSLPAKVPALWDATFGDGEREADSPMGVVGAARVGGEIFTMDIPATQQLASFLILLAGFNLSLFLFNMLPLLPLDGGHIAGALWESLRRNAAKVLRRPDPGPFDVAKLMPVAYVVAGIFVCFTLLVLIADLVNPVRIS, encoded by the coding sequence ATGACGACCCTGATGTTCATCCTCGGCATAGTCGTCTTCGTGATCGGCCTCGGGTTCTCGATCGCCTGGCACGAGCTGGGCCACCTGTCGACCGCGAAGCTCTTCGGCATCCGCGTGCCCCAGTACATGGTGGGCTTCGGCCCGACGCTCTGGTCGCGGAAGAAGGGCGAGACCGAGTACGGCATCAAGGCGATCCCGCTCGGCGGCTACATCCGCATGATCGGCATGATCCCGCCCGGCGAGGACGGCCGCCTCGAGGCCCGCTCGACCTCCCCCTGGCGCGTGATGATCGAGGACGCCCGCGCGGCCTCCTTCGAGGAACTCCAGCCCGGCGACGAAAAGCGCCTCTTCTACACGCGCAAGCCCTGGAAGCGCGTCATCGTGATGTTCGCCGGACCCTTCATGAACCTGGTCCTGGCCGTCGTGATCTTCCTCGGCGTGATGATGACCTTCGGCGAACGGACCCAGACGACCACGGTCAGCAAGATCTCGGACTGCGTCATCTCCGCCACCGAGAACCGCTCGAAGTGCAAGGACAGCGACAAGGAGGCCCCCGCCAAGGCCGCCGGCCTGGAGCCCGGCGACAAGATCGTCGCGTTCGACGGCACCCCCGTCGAGGACTGGTCCTCCCTGCAGGCCGACATCCGCGACAACCCCGGCAAGCAGGTCACCCTCACCGTCGAGCGCAAGGGCCAGCAGGTCGACCTGACCCCCACCCTCATCAAGAACCAGGTCAGCCAGACCGACGGCCAGGGCGGCTACGTCGAGGGCAAGTACGTGTACGCCGGCTGGCTCGGCTTCACCCCCGCCTCCGACGTCCTCCCGCTGTCCTTCGGCGAGTCCGTGAACCGCATGGGCGACATGATGGAGAACGGCGTCGAGTCCCTGCTCTCCCTGCCCGCCAAGGTCCCCGCCCTGTGGGACGCCACCTTCGGCGACGGCGAGCGCGAGGCGGACTCGCCCATGGGCGTGGTCGGCGCGGCCCGCGTCGGCGGCGAGATCTTCACCATGGACATCCCCGCCACCCAGCAGCTCGCGAGCTTCCTCATCCTGCTCGCCGGCTTCAACCTCTCCCTCTTCCTGTTCAACATGCTCCCGCTCCTCCCGCTCGACGGCGGACACATCGCGGGCGCCCTGTGGGAGTCGCTGCGCCGGAACGCGGCCAAGGTGCTGCGCCGCCCCGACCCCGGCCCGTTCGACGTGGCGAAGCTGATGCCCGTCGCGTACGTGGTGGCCGGAATCTTCGTCTGCTTCACGCTCCTGGTGCTGATCGCGGACCTGGTGAACCCGGTGCGCATCTCCTAG